A region from the Dermacentor albipictus isolate Rhodes 1998 colony unplaced genomic scaffold, USDA_Dalb.pri_finalv2 scaffold_210, whole genome shotgun sequence genome encodes:
- the LOC135917170 gene encoding uncharacterized protein, translating into MASLLATAMELVDSDSDEEFETALSVALCKVARVDRHRINGYFEKVTTEYLDFEFKMLFRLSRETFDSLCTRFRLSPFYPKSVSGRPQITAEKTCLITLSYLGAQTSMYSVADRFDVSESSVVLCMQRVLNFLQAISAEVICWPSAADMARSKMAFLIKSGGKGPRNTVGCIDGSHIEILKPDDSTASYINRKKWASIILQAVCNDQNRFLDVFIGFPGSAHDARVLRESTFFEEAAAKCGDFYILGDSAYPLLPWLMTPYKDNGSSFLTWKKKFNKFHSQQRVAIENCFGLLKQRFRRLYLVDAKTIMQGCLIVMGACVLHNMCNSERDFIAELADLPPHDDVGNDNEPSECDTSTSQCESRRRHIAQHQC; encoded by the coding sequence ATGGCATCTTTGTTGGCAACGGCTATGGAACTCGTTGACTCCGACAGTGACGAGGAATTCGAGACAGCTCTTTCCGTTGCGTTGTGCAAAGTGGCACGGGTCGACCGTCACCGAATCAACGGGTACTTTGAGAAGGTGACAACTGAATACTTGGACTTTGAATTCAAAATGCTGTTTCGGCTGTCGCGTGAGACTTTTGACAGTCTGTGCACGCGGTTCAGGTTGTCGCCATTCTACCCGAAAAGTGTCTCCGGCCGTCCGCAGATCACAGCAGAAAAGACTTGCCTCATAACTTTGAGCTACCTTGGTGCACAAACAAGCATGTACTCGGTGGCAGATAGATTCGACGTTTCTGAATCATCAGTTGTGCTGTGCATGCAGAGAGTGCTCAATTTTCTGCAGGCGATCAGCGCTGAAGTGATATGCTGGCCTAGCGCTGCCGACATGGCCCGCAGCAAAATGGCCTTCCTGATAAAAAGCGGCGGGAAAGGCCCCCGCAACACCGTGGGATGCATTGATGGGAGCCACATCGAGATTCTGAAGCCGGACGACTCCACTGCATCATACATAAACAGGAAGAAGTGGGCGTCTATAATCCTCCAAGCAGTTTGCAACGACCAGAACAGATTTTTGGATGTCTTTATTGGCTTCCCTGGTTCTGCGCATGACGCCCGGGTGTTGAGAGAAAGCACCTTCTTTGAAGAGGCTGCAGCCAAGTGCGGTGACTTTTATATACTTGGAGATTCAGCATACCCCTTGCTGCCTTGGCTTATGACGCCATACAAAGACAACGGCTCCAGCTTTCTAACATGGAAGAAAAAATTCAACAAGTTTCACAGTCAGCAAAGGGTGGCCATTGAGAACTGCTTTGGCCTATTGAAGCAACGCTTCAGAAGGCTGTATCTTGTTGATGCCAAGACAATTATGCAGGGTTGTCTCATTGTTATGGGAGCATGTGTACTTCACAACATGTGCAATTCTGAAAGAGATTTTATTGCAGAACTTGCAGACCTGCCCCCTCACGACGACGTTGGCAATGATAATGAGCCAAGCGAATGCGACACATCCACATCGCAATGTGAAAGCCGAAGGCGACACATTGCCCAACATCAATGCTGA
- the LOC139053781 gene encoding uncharacterized protein, producing MADDAYGSAPMRVLVDGIETAVFPVTENGCHVQYDGGFLYETEDGLHITIAHEAASASPPLAAAAGFDATPSMATLPPTATPPPTATPPPLSADSEREVWNTNKSKFLISKYKEFKEAIGKKGGFRTKKAMWEKLAHEINREFRCQMTPLQVENKWKSMERAYKKQK from the exons ATGGCAGACGACGCGTACGGCTCGGCGCCCATGCGCGTATTAGTAGACGGCATAGAAACGGCAGTGTTTCCCGTGACAGAGAATGGCTGTCACGTGCAGTACGACGGAGGATTTCTGTATGAGACAGAAG acggCCTTCACATCACAATTGCACATGAGGCAGCGTCAGCTTCACCTCCGCTTGCGGCAGCGGCTGGCTTTGATGCCACACCATCTATGGCCACACTGCCGCCGACAGCCACACCGCCGCCGACAGCCACGCCGCCGCCACTGTCCGCAGACAGTGAACGCGAGGTGTGGAACACGAACAAATCGAAGTTCCTTATCTCAAAATATAAGGAATTCAAGGAGGCAATCGGCAAAAAGGGCGGCTTCAG GACCAAAAAGGCCATGTGGGAGAAACTGGCCCACGAGATAAATCGGGAGTTTCGGTGTCAAATGACGCCTTTGCAAGTTGAAAACAAATGGAAGTCGATGGAACGTGCttataaaaaacaaaaataa